Below is a window of Cytophaga hutchinsonii ATCC 33406 DNA.
TATTTACGTCTGTTTACATTAATATTTTTTATGGCGGCAGAAAGTAATGCTGTTTAAACCAAATTGCGTGATTTTGTGTTCATATAAGGGAAACGAGGGTTAGTTTTATTACCTTTGTACCATTCATAAGATTGCTAAGTCATGATTGAATTACCAGTAGTACCCTCCGCATCTGATCGCAAATCCAAGCCCGACTGGTTACGCGTAAAATTGCCGATCGGAAAAGAATATACAAAATTACGTGCGTTAGTTGACGAGCATAAGCTTCACACCATCTGCCAGAGCGGCAATTGCCCCAATATGGGCGAATGCTGGGGCGCAGGTACGGCTACGTTTATGATCCTTGGAAATGTATGTACGCGCAGCTGTTCCTTCTGCGCAGTTGCAACAGGCAGACCTACGGAATATGATATTGACGAACCGAAACGTGTTGCAGAAGCCGTTCGGTTGATGAATGTAAAACATTGTGTGATCACCTCTGTAAACAGAGATGAACTGAAAGATAAAGGGGCAGAAGTCTGGTATCAGACCGTAGTGCGTGTGAAGGAAGAAAGCCCGCAGACTACGATCGAAACATTGATACCGGATGTGAAATCTGACTGGGCTTCGTTAGAGCGCATGATCAGCGGCGGACAGGAAGTGGTATCTCACAACATGGAAACAGTGGAACGCCTGTACAGACGTGTACGTCCGCAAGCGAAATACAGCAGAAGCCTGGAAGAAATCCAACGTATCAAGGCATTTGGCAAACGCACAAAATCCGGTATTATGCTGGGCCTTGGTGAAACAAAAGACGAAGTATTGAAAGCAATGGATGATCTGGTTGCGCATGGTCTGGATGTACTTACGCTGGGGCAATATTTACAGCCTACAAAAATGCACCTGGAAGTTGCTGAATTTATTCATCCGGATCAATTTGCCGAATATAAAGAAATCGGATTATCTAAAGGTTTGAATTATGTAGAGTCCGGCCCGTTGGTGCGTTCCTCCTATCATGCAGAGAAGCATATTTAAATCCTTCATACTGACAACAAAAAAGACCCGCTTAAATTAAGCGGGTCTTTTTTGTTGTCAGGCTCCGATTCCTCCGGGAGAAATCTGCCTGTATTTCTGAATTTTTATTTTGGGTACTTTTTGTTTCTTTTCCCTGACAGGCTTTTCTGTCTTTTGTTTATTCTCTTCTTTGCTTCCGTTTTTGGATTTCTCTTTTTTAGATTTCCCTTTTTGGGTTTTCTCCTTTTCTGATTTTACTTTTTCTGGTTTTACTTCAACCAACTTACCCTTGTCATTTTTTTGATAATTGATTTCTTTACTTACCGTATTATTCTTATAAATGCTTTTAGATGTAAGAATCCCGTCTTCGCCGTAATATACTATATAACCATTGCCAGACGTGGGTTTTATATTTCGTTCTCTTTGGATGCGTCCTTTGTTTGAATAATAATATGCTTTTCCAACGAGCACACCTTTTCTCCATTTTTCTTTGCTTTTAATCTCTCCGCCCTGATGCCAGCTTTTCCATTCTCCATGTTTCAGCCCATATTTAAAATTACCTTTTGCGAGTAAATCTTTATTGTAGTAAAACATTGTGTATGTGCCATGCAGAATCTTTCCTTCATATCCGCCGCGTGTATGTTTTATTTGCTGTGCAGCATACCAATAATAGAACAGGTTATCCTGTGTCTTTATATTTTTGTCTCCTCTGTAGCAGAAAGCTTCTACGGTGCTATCCGTATATTGTACATATACTCTGTTGGTATTAGCGACCGAAAAATCTTTAACCGTTTGCCCATGCACATTGACCGAACAGATCAATGCAACTAAAGTACTATAGAGTATGAATATATATTTATTGTTTTTTAACATAGAATATCTTTTTTGAGAAAACAACTTTCACACTATCGTTTGCAATGCCTTTCAATAACACGCCATCCTTTATTTCACCTTCCTGCATCATGTACTCCTTATCATCAATCAACAGAATTGCAACCGGCTTATTCATTTTTGCATTCTGAATTCTTCCGACATAATTTATAGCAGGTAATGGTATTTCTTCTTTAACCGGTTTTTCGTTTACCTTTTGCTTCGGTACAGCATGAACCTGTATTGCTGTGGCATTGTCATTGGTATATGTTTTAGCCACGTCTTTATATGTCTCATATTCTTTTTTCAAAAACGGATCTTTATAATTCAATGCCAACATATAATCTGTAGTACTGGTATCTTCTTTAATGCTGCTTACAAAAGATTTTTTCTTTGTTGCAACAACATCAGGGCTTTCCATGTAATCAAAAACAGAATACATAATCCAGGCCCAGATTGCGACCACAGCAATGAGTAATGAAATAGTGAGAGGTCTGTTTTTCATTCTTATCTAACGACCGTGAATTTTCTTAATGCTGTACGACCGCTTTTAATTCCAAACTGATCATATACTTCAACCGCCCAGTAATAGACCTTACCTTTTTCCATATTTTTTATTTCAGCGGTTTTTGTGGTTGTCAGTTCATCCTGAATAAAAACGTCTGCCGGATCTGTAGAGTTCAGTATATAAAACTTATACGTTAACTGATCCGTGGACATTGCGTTTGCAGGTACACCCCATGAAAACACCTGAGAAGTGGGCACATCTGTTTTATTGCTTATCGGAACACCTAATGACACGGTATCCAATTTAAAATCTATCCTTCCGGTAGAACTGTACATAGATTTTATTCCGGCAGAATCTGCATACATTCTCCATCTATAAGATCCTCTTTTCTTTAATTCCACATATTTTTGGGTTTCAAATGCATTTATTTCTTCTTTCATTTCAGGACTTGTAAAACTTCCGGAAAGTGTATCAATTTCAATATAATATTTCATGGATCCGGAAATCGGTCTCCATGAAAAATAAACAGAATTAGAATACGTAACAACAGTATTTGACGGCGACGTAACAAGCAGTTGCCGTTCATTAAATGCTGCCTGCGTGATGAAAAGTTTTCGTGTGAAATAAGCCGTCTGACTGCCGCCATTCTGAGCACGCAAACGCCATTCATATTCACCTGCATCCAATGATATGTCTACTTTGTTTGTTGTAACAATTGTATCCAGCACAAAGCTTTGAAGCTGCGCCGACGCAAAACCTGGCGATGCAATCTGCAAGCGGTAATTTGATGCGTTTTCAACCTTTTCCCAATAAAACTGCTGCACATTTTTTTTACTTACGGCAGAATCAGCAGGCGTATATATTTCTACAGAACTGTTACTTATAGGTTTTTCGAATATATCTGAACAGCCGGATAATAATACGATTGTACACACACATGCAAATATATTTTTCATAAAACTTCCCCCAATGTTTGTATGTAGATATTCATTAACAAAATATCCTTTTGTTTTTTATGATCACGTAATGTGTAAAAGCTTACTGAACTTACACGACCGATCTTGCCTTTAAATTCAATGAAATGCAGGAGTTTTAACAAATCGCCGTATTGTCCTTCTGCAACAATTTTATTTGTTTCAATAATATAATTCTCTTTATTGGCAACGCTTTCAACAGGAAATTCTCTTAATTGTACATGTGTGCTTTTACAAAATTCTGCCAATGCATGGAAAATGAACTCTTTGTTTTTTACCGAGTCGATGGTATATTCTGAAAGCTGTTTTTTTAAATAGCGAACTTCGCTATTCAGCTTTAGAATTTCTTCGTCTGCTGTTAATGCTTTGTTCAATCGTTGTTCCAGTTCCTGATTTTCATTATACAGATTAATGGTTTTTGAAATGCCAAATTGATATACAGCAATAAGTGTAACTACAACAATTAAATGCGGAAGATATTTTTCAAAAATATTTTTCATTTTTAATCAATTGCTCCTTCAAGTTTAAACTGACCTTCCTGCGTCTGTGTATCAAAATGATATTCTTCCATGTGCAGCCCCTTAATTGAAGCACGCTGGCTAACGATTTTCAGCCAATCATTTAATGCAGTAACCTTTTTTGTTACACCTCTGATAATTATTCTTTTATTAGAGAATATGGTTTCCTTTGCATTCCTGCTTTCAGTAACGTTTACAGGATGTATGGTTAACTCTGTTAATTTTATTTCAGCAGGCACAGTCTGTGCAATTTCATCGCATTCTTTAGATACAATAACCTTTTCAATCCATCCGGCTTTGCCCAAAAAATCTTTTTTGGTTTTAATGAAATTTTCAAGAGAATCCAGCTGCTTTAGCTGAGATTGAGAAACTTCTAATTGTTCCTGATAGATATTATGTTCTTTTCTGAGCGTAGAAAAAATAAAAAAATTAATCAGCAGCAATAGTAAAATACTTATTAAAAAAACCAGTCCTCCACGTCTTTTTAAAATGCCGTCTTTATATTTCTTGATTTGTA
It encodes the following:
- the lipA gene encoding lipoyl synthase; translated protein: MIELPVVPSASDRKSKPDWLRVKLPIGKEYTKLRALVDEHKLHTICQSGNCPNMGECWGAGTATFMILGNVCTRSCSFCAVATGRPTEYDIDEPKRVAEAVRLMNVKHCVITSVNRDELKDKGAEVWYQTVVRVKEESPQTTIETLIPDVKSDWASLERMISGGQEVVSHNMETVERLYRRVRPQAKYSRSLEEIQRIKAFGKRTKSGIMLGLGETKDEVLKAMDDLVAHGLDVLTLGQYLQPTKMHLEVAEFIHPDQFAEYKEIGLSKGLNYVESGPLVRSSYHAEKHI
- a CDS encoding toxin-antitoxin system YwqK family antitoxin gives rise to the protein MLKNNKYIFILYSTLVALICSVNVHGQTVKDFSVANTNRVYVQYTDSTVEAFCYRGDKNIKTQDNLFYYWYAAQQIKHTRGGYEGKILHGTYTMFYYNKDLLAKGNFKYGLKHGEWKSWHQGGEIKSKEKWRKGVLVGKAYYYSNKGRIQRERNIKPTSGNGYIVYYGEDGILTSKSIYKNNTVSKEINYQKNDKGKLVEVKPEKVKSEKEKTQKGKSKKEKSKNGSKEENKQKTEKPVREKKQKVPKIKIQKYRQISPGGIGA